In Fusarium musae strain F31 chromosome 7, whole genome shotgun sequence, a single window of DNA contains:
- the ATM1 gene encoding Iron-sulfur clusters transporter atm1, mitochondrial, translating into MIPQLLLRSSRTCPQRSLALHRLSSVSQRPGLTQTFWTCAPRRERAAPTDSKTKTTKPTAVFPAQKQPTKQNDPLATVDKSATEQRKADWAIMKEMTRYLWPKDDWGTKLRVGLAVSLLIGAKVLNVQVPFYFKSIVDSMNIDIAAVGGTATTVAGAMILAYGASRIGATVFQELRNAVFASVAQNAIRRVACNVFDHLLRLDLTFHLSKQTGGLTRALDRGTKGISFILSSMVFHIMPTALEISMVCGILTYNYGAKFAALTVLTMVSYTAFTIWTTAWRTKFRRQANAADNKASTVAVDSLINYEAVKYFNNEKFEVARYDKALQQYEKNSIKVATSLAFLNSGQNIIFSSALTGMMYLAANGVAEGTLTVGDLVMVNQLVFQLSVPLNFLGSVYRELRQSLLDMETLFNLQKVNANIKEKPDAKPLVLSRGGEIKFENVDFAYHPNRPILRNLSLTIPAGKKVAVVGPSGCGKSTLLRLLFRSYDVQGGRILIDDQDVRDVNLESLRRSIGVVPQDTPLFNDTVEHNIRYGSINATHDEVVAVAKRAHVHNTIQSFPDGYDTKVGERGLMISGGEKQRLAVSRLLLKDPPLLFFDEATSALDTHTEQALMMNINSILREKGRTSVFVAHRLRTIFDSDLIIVLKEGQVAEMGTHRELIDRDGVYAELWSAQETRFQEDGNEKDEAEEENDGQKKN; encoded by the exons ATGATACCTCAATTACTCCTGCGGTCGTCGAGGACATGTCCTCAGAGGAGTCTGGCACTTCACCGACTGTCTTCAGTGTCTCAACGACCTGGTTTGACGCAGACCTTCTGGACATGTGCCCCGCGTCGCGAACGAGCAGCACCCACAGATTCGAAAACCAAGACGACGAAGCCGACGGCCGTGTTTCCTGCGCAGAAACAACCGACGAAACAAAATGATCCCCTTGCGACTGTTGATAAATCTGCGACTGAGCAGCGCAAGGCCGATTGGGCTATCATGAAGGAGATGACTCGGTATCTGTGGCCCAAGGATGACTGGGGTACAAAGCTGCGAGTCGGCCTTGCTGTGTCCTTGTTGATTGGCGCAAAGGTTCTCAATGTACAAGTGCCGTTTTACTTCAAAAGCATCGTTGATTCAATGAATATCGATATTGCTGCTGTAGGAGGTACTGCGACGACAGTTGCTGGAGCTATGATCCTTGCATACGGCGCATCTCGTATAGGCGCAACGGTATTCCAGGAATTGCGAAACGCTGTGTTTGCGTCTGTTGCGCAGAACGCTATCCGAAGGGTGGCCTGTAATGTCTTTGATCATCTGCTGCGTCTCGACTTGACGTTCCATCTGTCTAAACAGACTGGCGGTTTAACACGGGCCCTAGATCGCGGTACCAAGGGAATTAGCTTCATTCTGTCCAGTATGGTCTTTCATATCATGCCGACTGCGCTTGAGATCAGCATGGTGTGTGGAATTCTCACTTATAACTATGGCGCAAAGTTTGCTGCTCTCACTGTTTTGACAATGGTGAGCTACACGGCTTTCACCATCTGGACGACGGCTTGGCGCACGAAATTCCGAAGACAGGCAAATGCCGCTGACAACAAGGCTTCCACTGTGGCAGTGGACTCGCTCATCAACTATGAGGCTGTCAAGTACTTCAACAACGAGAAGTTTGAGGTTGCGCGATATGATAAGGCTCTTCAGCAGTATGAGAAGAACTCCATCAAGGTTGCGACATCTCTGGCTTTCCTCAACAGTGGAcaaaacatcatcttctcgtCAGCACTTACGGGTATGATGTACCTTGCCGCCAATGGTGTGGCTGAGGGTACTCTGACCGTCGGTGACCTGGTCATGGTGAACCAGCTTGTCTTTCAACTTTCCGTGCCCCTCAACTTCCTTGGATCAGTCTACCGTGAGCTCCGACAGTCTCTCTTGGACATGGAGACACTCTTCAACCTTCAGAAGGTCAatgccaacatcaaggaAAAGCCTGATGCGAAGCCCCTAGTTCTTTCCAGGGGTGGTGAGATCAAGTTCGAGAATGTTGACTTTGCTTACCACCCTAACCGACCAATTCTGCGAAACTTGTCGTTGACTATCCCCGCTGGAAAGAAGGTCGCTGTTGTTGGCCCCAGCGGTTGCGGAAAGTCcactcttcttcgtcttttgTTCCGGTCTTATGATGTTCAGGGTGGCCGAATCTTGATCGATGACCAGGATGTTCGAGATGTGAACCTCGAGTCCCTTCGCCGCTCAATTGGTGTTGTTCCTCAGGACACCCCTTTGTTCAACGATACCGTTGAGCACAACATCCGCTACGGCTCCATCAACGCCACCCACGACGAGGTTGTTGCCGTCGCCAAGCGTGCTCACGTCCACAACACCATCCAGTCATTCCCCGACGGTTACGACACCAAGGTTGGTGAGCGCGGTCTCATGATCTCCGGCGGAGAGAAGCAGCGTCTTGCTGTTAGTCGACTCCTCCTCAAGGACCCTCCTCTGCTCTTCTTCGACGAGGCAACAAGTGCCCTGGATACCCATACTGAGCAGGCTCTCATGATGAACATCAACAGTATCCTTAGAGAAAAGGGCCGAACAAGTGTCTTCGTGGCTCATCGTCTCCGAACGATCTTTGACTCGGATCTTATCATTGTCCTCAAGGAGGGACAAGTAGCGGAGATGGGCACCCATCGGGAGTTGATCGATCGTGATGGCGTTTACGCAGAGTTGTGGAGTG CCCAAGAGACTAGATTCCAGGAGGATGGaaatgagaaggatgaagctgaggaggagaatgatggtcagaagaagaactaa
- a CDS encoding hypothetical protein (EggNog:ENOG41): MDSLEALRERLNETLIPHAQRYPLQAILVTTIILFITTRLFTGSSSSSRKDGSKTPPLAPFWVPLFGHAPRIFLSPSSALTRFRDRYVQGVFSLRLFQSIHSFVFRPSLVARLLEQPGSIADKEYVARRIMMTNFGLEKKDLAAYDKAAPEVYQITREYLSGSHLDTLANAALRDLDDNAADAISFNSYPTDQMDWERGANAELLENTGDEKIMAVDFFELMKTFVARTATISVFGTDFVEVYTDIWPHLWIFNDAFHSLAMGVPVWAPFPSSQRARFALKRLLTFMREYHTELDKFLSDEEPATKWQDFHTISPLVRARTEVYRKHGLSIDIRAAFDVALLWATTVNSTSLISWSLFELYQDQVLLSQIREQITPFVKIVQPKNEFGGAVWIPPQVQKLDLEGLVTKCPLLQGVYLETLRLYGGGWSARYLKEDVILKDKEDSFVLKKGTVAHIVNDLHHSDPRSFTDAKVWQVGRYIEDAVDEKGVKTQKVDPYTVRASDGTLTMCDDSEFTLRKVAMYISVFISLYELEPAGSERWPSPPVVKGVASTQPWGSVRLWAKRRSPQPQ; encoded by the exons ATGGACAGTCTCGAGGCACTTCGAGAGCGCCTCAATGAGACTCTCATCCCCCACGCCCAACGATATCCCCTACAAGCTATCCTCGTCACAACCAtaatcctcttcatcacaacAAGACTCTTTACAGGcagttcatcttcttctagAAAGGATGGATCAAAAACACCCCCTCTTGCGCCCTTTTGGGTACCCTTGTTCGGCCATGCTCCGCGTATTTTCCTCagtccttcttcagctttgacGCGCTTCAGAGATCGATATGTTCAGGGTGTCTTTTCACTCCGCTTATTCCAGAGCATTCACTCTTTTGTGTTTCGACCTTCTCTTGTGGCTCGTCTTCTTGAGCAGCCGGGATCTATCGCTGACAAGGAGTATGTCGCTCGACGGATTATGATGACCAATTttggccttgagaagaaggatcttgcTGCTTATGATAAAGCTGCTCCTGAGGTCTATCAAATCACCAGGGAGTATCTGAGCGGCTCTCATCTCGACACCCTCGCCAATGCTGCCCTTCGCGATCTTGACGACAATGCTGCTGATGCAATCTCTTTCAACAGCTATCCCACTGATCAGATGGACTGGGAGCGAGGGGCCAATGCGGAGCTTTTGGAAAATACAGGAGACGAAAAGATCATGGCTGTGGACTTCTTCGAACTCATGAAAACCTTCGTCGCTAGAACTGCCACCATCTCAGTCTTTGGCACAGACTTCGTCGAGGTCTACACCGATATCTGGCCTCATCTGTGGATTTTCAACGATGCTTTCCACTCGCTCGCAATGGGTGTCCCCGTCTGGGCGCCTTTCCCAAGCTCCCAGCGCGCCAGATTTGCTCTAAAAAGGCTACTCACTTTCATGCGCGAGTATCATACTGAGTTGGACAAGTTTCTCAGTGATGAAGAGCCGGCGACGAAATGGCAGGACTTTCACACCATCAGCCCTCTTGTACGCGCCAGGACTGAAGTCTATCGAAAGCATGGTCTGTCCATTGATATTCGCGCTGCATTCGatgttgctcttctttggGCGACTACTGTCAACTCTACGTCGCTCATCTCCTGGTCTCTGTTCGAGTTGTATCAGGACCAAGTTCTTCTATCTCAAATCCGCGAGCAAATCACACCATTCGTCAAGATCGTTCAGCCTAAGAACGAATTCGGTGGCGCTGTCTGGATCCCTCCTCAGGTTCAGAAACTCGACCTAGAAGGTCTCGTTACTAAATGTCCTTTGCTTCAAGGGGTATACCTTGAGACATTAAGGTTATACGGTGGAGGGTGGTCAGCGAGATACCTGAAGGAGGATGTGattctcaaagacaaagaagacaGCTTTGTTCTAAAGAAGGGAACGGTCGCACACATTGTGAATGACCTTCATCACTCTGATCCTAGAAGCTTCACAGACGCCAAGGTCTGGCAAGTTGGGCGATATATAGAAGATGCCGTGGATGAGAAGGGTGTCAAGACACAGAAGGTTGACCCGTACACAGTCCGAGCATCAG ATGGAACATTGACGATGTGTGACGACTCGGAGTTTACGTTGAGAAAGGTCGCCATGTACAT